A stretch of DNA from Telopea speciosissima isolate NSW1024214 ecotype Mountain lineage chromosome 5, Tspe_v1, whole genome shotgun sequence:
GACCCTACAGCTTGTCCATTTGGACATCTGTGGACCAATGAACgtgaaggcacgtcatggtgcttcctattttctcactttTATCGACGATTACTACCGATTTGGTTACGTTTATCTGATTGCTCACCGCTACGAagcgctagattgcttcaaacgctttgtagcaaaggttgagaatcaacaaggcAAGAGTTTAAAAACTTTGCACAGTGACCGAAGACACGAATATTTGTCAGATCAATTaaaagagatgtgtgaggaaaaaggaacCACCAGACAGCTTACTATTCCCAACACCccgcaacaaaatggtgtagcgaAGCGAAGGAATAGgacgcttttagatatggttagatcgatgatggcgcaagccaacctcccaatatctttctgaggggatgctatgttgactGCTGCCTACGTCCTTAACCGCGTGCCATCATAGTCAGTtccttccactccctatgaattgtggaaaggcgcaaagcccactttggggcatatgcgaccatggggtTGTGCAGGATAtattcatagtacctcccataaatttgggaaacttggccctagagctaaaaagagtatatTTATAAGGTATTCTAATACCtcgaaaggctatgtagtgcacggtgaacatcaagatggaggaatgacagagaaTGAGTCTTgcgatgtggattttcttgagatcgattttccTAGCATCAGTGACGCTAGCAGAgaccttgatctctttgagatagagactgatgaaaatatttcacctactcttggcaaGGGTGAGACattaaacactcatcaagagatcgccagagagggtgagagtgatcatcagcccagtgggagtgTGCTACCTATTGAAAGCGCACAACCTGTGGGTCAAGAACCCTCTGTGGGTAAAAGCGCACATGGACACATTCCCCGACAttgttttgagattgaaggggatgcTGCCCTTGCCTATGtcccgagggatgaggatgagccagcctcagtgagcgaggcgctctcttctccagctaaagaaatgtggcaagctgctatggaagacgagttgagttctatgagtaagaaccaagtctgggagttagttgatcttccacctaGGCGCAAGGCCATCGAgaacaagtgggtcctgaaggttaagcgaaaggcagatggatcaattgacaagtataaggcacgtcttgtggcgaagggatatacccaaaaggagggtatagactatgatgagacgtgctcccctgtggtgagaatggcctccatacgcctcattctagccattgtcgcaaagttggatttggaactctaccaaatggacgttaaaactatttttctcaatggagaactggacgaggagatctttatggctcagcctgtgggcttcgagaagaagggacatgagcgcAAAGTATGTCGTCTCCCTATGGCCTTTAGCAATCatccaggcagtggtacattagatttcaccatgccattaccactgtGGGTTTTGAcgtgattgaagaggaccactgtgtgCATGTGAAAAGGTCCAAGCCAggtttcttatcctatccttatatgttgacgacatcttattggctgggaatgacattgaaatgattgtcgccactacAGAGTGgatgtcctctacttttgagatgaaggacatagGTGAgaccaactttgtgttgggcgtgaagattgtgagggaccgccgctaggagacttcttagtttgtctcaagagacttacataaagaaagtcctggagctattccatatgaacaactcaaaacccattgacctcccaatggacaaggcatgcatattgagcctagaccaatgccctaagagtgatgaagagagaaaccaatgTCCACAATACCCTATGCAGCGGCAGtaggcagtctgatgtatgcgatgataTGCGCGCgtccagatatttgctttgTCGTTGGCATGGTGAGTCGTTACTagagtaacccagggccagTTCATTGGCAGGCAATAAAGAGAATACTTCAATACCTACGTGGCACTATAAACCTCTcactcaccttcagtggttcagacttgagattgagaggctatagtgatgctgattgggctagtgatagagacgagtGCAAGTCCATTTCAGGGTATGCGTTTGTCTTAGGAGACGgggctgtcacttggagtagcaagaaacagacatgcatcgccctatccacgatggagtcGAAGTACGTCGCATGTTCGGCAGTTGTACAGGAGGCCatttggctcaggaggttcttaCAGAAATTTagtgtttctgctcactcagacgatgttgtgcttatacactgtgacagCACGACAACACTTGTATTTACGAAGGACCCCAaattccatggtagagccaagcacattgacatacggtatcactacattcaaGACATGGTAGCACGACGGGAAGTTGTTCTATAGCATATCTCtactggcaatatgttggctaatccattgactaagcctattgccagagatgttttcttaGTTCAAGTTAGAAACTTGGGACTCAGGTGgattttatatgtatttttcttgggaaCACTatgtttgtgatggacatttatctgtatttctcctacacttatTAATGAGCATATGTTTGTTTGAGTAATCATTGTCTGTAAAGATGTCATCAGGCATTGAATCAACTCGCTCACACGAGTGATTCGCCTTGACGCTTGAGCGtagcgagcgagatgagcccaGGAGCATGTGTGCCCGATGgtgccttagttagagctaagatgagacctttacttggtccaacttggaagataccaTACTTCTAAGCAGCCTGTTAGAAGCTGAATGTGAGGTTCTAGGTAGAAACCATGTGGGCGACTGTgctagaaactcaggttaggcgcttgAAGTAGcaactagactaagatctgtatgacatttatttattgcgagtgacatgcccaccctagtgggagttacgccatagcatgcatatcatactgcatgtgctcatGTCGATTGATTATGAGAGTgaccgaatggatccctgcttcgtcactgtgtgagccacatAGATTATATTAATCCTACAGTACCCTTATCACCTGAGAcgatgtcatgaaaaagacacccaatgactctactttgacgttctccttaggatcatggatgatgcggtccagtgggaagcgattgggaaagctgttgggtTTATTTgaattgacatgaggggctcagggaaaaccatcgGGCGTTACACCTTTGTAACATGACTCATTGCCCAGGCGACGTGTCGTATTTATGATCgacgcagtcatgagtacattacataccaaggattaacaccGGTCATtatgaggggtcgagagtgttagatctggtgtaagtggatcgtttggggtatttcgagattgtttgtgagtgaagtactatgttggttagatggaagcttgatatagtactcctaccctgTTTTATCTCGATAGGTCGCACGCCCCATTTCCtgtatgaagagttacacaGTTGAGAGAGACTTGGATGCATAGTTAAACTGTTGCACCccatgtgggcgagtgggagatgtaaatagaACACGGGCCAGACCCGGTCCAAGCCGCCCGCAAGGGGCAGGTCGaacccgacctgaccctggTGCGCATGGGAAGAAAcagccacttaagtggttgGGTCTATTCCTCCCTCTTAGATAGATTCCCAGTGGGAGTCTAAAAGGTGtaggggtcttagggttttggctttatataGAAAGCCTGTAACCCTAAGACCTATAGATCtgtgaaaccaaattctccctctctccagtgtttgtgttctctttaggattccatctcttcctaggGATTTTGTGGTGtgaagttctctgtggagaagcctgtCGTGATCGTGGAGATTCGTCCAAGTACTTGTAACCATAAGCTTGGCGTTTGATCCTTCTTCTGCTGTGCTTCTGTACACATTCAGGTTTGATCCAAATCCTAGATAATTTGGATCTTGGTGTATGTGACCTAACACTTTGTATATATGCCCACATCAAGAAGTTCtcaattttctcaaatttaCTGTTCTGTGACTATCCCTTAATCTTCTTCACTGTAAGTCTTGAAGACTCTGGCACGCCCGACCCACACTCTCAactaattttgttttgttacggTAAACCGATTGTTTGAACAACCGGAAAAAGCGCCAAACACAAGCCAATAGGAATGAAGATTTCAATCCAACCGGCATATCTAGAGAGTTCTACATTGATGGTATGACAAGTTAAAAGGATTTCAAAGCAGAGTCTCAAATTATTGAGTTAGCTAATATTGCTGAGATTAATATAGTCGAACAATGTTTGGAGCCATTAATCAAACAGCCTAAAACAGAAAGAAATACCACAACATCAAAAATTGCAGAGTCGAAACATATCATCAGCAATTAGCCCAaacggaggggggggggggggataaacCAAGGTGGTTTAAACCCCACAATCAAAATAAAATCCAGAGTTGCCAAATCATCCACAGTGAGCCTCTCCTCCATTCCTCAATTCTTGTTCACGGTCTGTAGAGCTGTTCTTCTATTTTCCAATTGTTTTTCCTGCCCATTATCAACAACCCAATGTTagaaaacaaacaagaaaagcTACACACAGAAACTACTTGGATtaaacagtcttttttttttttttttaccttttctttgaTCATTCTTATCAGCTGCCTTTTACTCTTGTTTTCGTATCCCTTTGGTAAGAGAAAGGgcacatttttcttcttctccatttctacCCGTGTAGTGTATGGGCTGGCAATACTCAAACTCAGTTTTTCGGCATTAATTTCACATGTGTTCTCTTTGTTGTCCTTGAAGACCATGAGCTGTGCCGGGGTGGTCTGTTTCTTGTTCCCTGATTTCTTTGGTGCCTGACTCTTCTTCAGTGATTTCTTTGGTGTTGGGGTTGGAATGGCTGGAACATTAAAATCGCTCTCTTGTTCAACAGAAGCGAAGGAAGGAACTTTGGTGTCTGACTCTTCTTCAGTGTTCTCTTTGTTGTCGTTGAAGACCATGAGCTGTGTCGGGGTGGTCTGTTTCATGTTCCCTGATTTCTTTGGTGTTGGGGTTGGAATGACGGCAACATTAAAATCGCTCTCTTGACTAgacctcttctcttcttgttcaacaaaagagaaggaagaaacaaCACCATTTTTCGATTTATCATTATCAATTCCTGCATTGATATCCGTACCAGGCTCTTCATTTTCAAAGTGAAAATCAATTGGATCTTCATCAGAGAAAACGACAGCAACATCAAAAACCGACTCTTGACATGATTTTTCTTCCTCCCCTATCTTAGTAGAAGAAGAATACACAATATCTTCAGCTACATCACTACCTTCCTTCAACTTTTCACCAAGCTCTGCAATATGATCATCTTCACCTTCTTCAGAACAACTTCCTGCATTTATCTCAGTGTCATTCTCTGCAATCTCATCAAAAGACTCTTTGGATTCATCAATAGAATGCTTTTCAATTGCTAGAACTTCCGTAGGAACTGGGTCAGCCACATTCTCCAGCTCTGGAACTGTCACATTTCTCCAGCAGATCAGTTACATAATATATaagataaaacaaaatattatcaaaaaaatgaTGAGGAACTGAGTTAGTACCATCATTCATTTTCTGTTGCTGATTAGATACCGAATCATCGGTTTCTAGTTGAAAAACAACCCTGGCAAGCTGATTAGTGACGCTCTCAAGCTGGAGCACTAATTGACCAGCACTTGGATCATATTCTTTGCAGCCCACAGTCCGTGGGTTCTCTCTGAAACCAAGATGCAAACATCTGGTCTCGAGGGACTGGATTTCACTCGTTATCACTGTTGACAGACAAGAAATTTCTTCTGCTTCAGACAGAACCTCAACAATTACCTCACCAACAAACTCATCTATTGCAGCAAGTGGCGATCCACAATTGCATTCTTTGTTGCCAACCATCTCTGGATTTTCTCTGGGGCAAAGATTCAAACATGTTGTTTCCAGGGGCTGGATTTCACAAATCTCATCTTCTATTGATCTACAATCAGAGGTCACCCCCTCAACGGCCACAGTCTCACCggattctttcttttcctgGTTTTGAACTACAAATGTAGTGTCTTTGTCGTCACCTTCAGAGCCTTCATCTACTTTACAACTCTCCAGCTGCTCGTTTCCAATTAAATCTCCAACCACAGATTCCTTGTTTGGTGAAGGGTTGCTTCCCTTTGACGAAGAAGTCTCTGCAACAGACTCCTTGGTCGTTGAGTTGCATATTTTTCCAGGCAACATGTATTCTGGAACAAGGGCAGCgccatcttcttcatcctctagAGGCTCAGGTTCAGATAGTCCATGaagctctttttctttctcctcggTTGCCAGAGACCCACTTCCTCGAACCCCTGCAGCCAGAGGTTCAGTAACATAAACATCATCGTCAGCGACAGATGTATCCGTTTCTTCAATAGTGGGCTTGCATATTTCCTCTGACAAAGAGGATTCAAGCGGAGTGGTGTCCCTTGAATCCACCACAGAGCTCTCCTCTCCAACGAAAGTCTCAGATCTATCGTTTAAAACCTCACCAGAAATCAGAAGTTCGGTTTCTGCGAGGGAAGAATCATCAGCAGCTCCTCATAAGTGATATTGAAATCTAAGATATTTATcaattatttaaaaaagaaaaagatttgaaTCTCTAATCTCAGTCGCTAAGAGGGGTCATTGAAATTACCTTTGTCTTCTTCGAGAACAGAGATTTCAGTACCCTCTATTGATTGCTCCTTCTCTAAATCCTGTGCTTCTTCTTCCGACAATACTGCGATCTTTACGGCTTCTGCTCTTCTTGATTCCTTCTCCTGAATCGATTTAGGAATCCTCCTATTAGACAACCTTGCGGATCTTCTCACACTATGAACAGGAACAACTGAGTATTCATTTTgcatatcttcttctccttcattgtCTTCCTTCATATCGGTTTCAATCTTTGGCCGAACCAAAGACGCTGCCACTCTTCTCCGACCATTCCGAGTAATTGGCGTATCTGATGGCTCTGAAACAATAGTCTTTTCTCTAGTTTCAGTCTCAGCCATTGATTTTTGCTGAGTTGATGTTCTCCGAGTGGTGCAAGGAAGATCTGGTGAAAGGATCTCTAGTCTTCTGGGTGTGTTGGGGATCGTTTCTGGTTGTTCTGAAAACCCTTCAACCTGTGATGAGACAAAAACGAAAAGAATcgattaaagaaaagaaaacaacacaAAATCTGAAGGGCTTTTGAAGAGTAGAAAAGCGCTTACGTGATCGAGAGCTTTCAATGCATCAGCCATGGCTATGTTGGTCATGTTCGCAGGAATCTTGTTCTTCTTGCAGAGAGCTTGGAGTTCTCTCCTCGTAAAGCTGGGGAAATCCATTGCCACCGGTTGGAAAGATTGGAATTTCGttgaagatgaaaaagaagggaaagaacttGCAGAAAACACTGCAGAGAAAGATGCAGACTGGAGAGAGGGAGATTATGTAAAGGGGAGGATAGAGACGTTGGAACTTGTGGTCTCCGTTCAAAAAAATTGACCGTTAGACCATCCATGGGtggattttgaaatttaaattttattggaGATTTAAATAGCCATGGTGAAAATCATATAAATTAATCATGCCCTTTGATGGACTTTGGATTTGAGTCGAAATATGCAAGAGATCCATGTTGGGTTGTGTTTCCCTTGAATTTACTTCGGCTCGAAGCCGTTGTTAATACAGGGAACTCTGCTTCTCCGCGTGAGGCAACGATAGATTCTTCTCTAGCCTTGTACTCCAAGGACTTTCGCTCAAAAGCTAAATGAAAGAATTGACAACAGAACAAGTGTTAACAGGGGAAATGATGTATTAAAGCTTTACTCTGAATTACTCGGCGTGAGCAATCCACCGTACAGAACAAGAGGGGCCAAAGGCGAGTTCCTCAAGATTACACCAttgtaaagaaaaacaaagaaaaacaaagaaaaatacttgGACACTCCCTAGACTATGGCCTGCTTGCTTACTATCCCCAACTTTTTAAATAATTACTTGACATCCGCTgacagtgttagtctgctgttgatgtttaattgaaaatgtccattttacccttatcacccccctcttcttcttcctacaacccCACCACCCTTACCCCCTACTGCATTGCATCTGCAACATGACTATTCAAATAATTACttgacaccctaattgaacgtAGTGCTAGGGTTTGATTagtggaaggagaaaaggaatggagaataataaaaataaaaaataggttaTCTAGGTGTTGGTTTTAGGAAATTAGAGGGAAATGGACTTTTAGAAGTGGGGAATAGAATGGGTTTTGGCCTTTTGGGTGAGTAGAATCCAGAGAAGTGGGATTTCTTTTGTGGTTTCAGAAACGAAAGGTGGGTTATGGATTTctaaaaggcaaaaaaaaaaaaaaaaaaagagtgtaaTGGGGAAGAGGGCGATGGTATCAGAGGCCTAAATGAAAGGAACAGAAGTAGGAGGTCACAGCTATTGATTTCAAAATGAAGAGaattgaaagagaagaagattcaaagagaaagaagaagatggagatgtAAGATGGGCAATGCGCctgctacttcttcttctcccggCTCAGGGAAGCTCCGACATCATCGTCTCAgaactattttcaatttttcaaaaaaacttaGAACCTTCTAttctttcttgctttcttctctcccttttccctctctccttttttttttttttttgggtaagaaattAAGAATGACGGCCCCCCTCCCCCAAGATTAGGTTATCCTTTTACTGATTCAAACCCTTATCGATTTTCATATCAGAAAATTTGTCTTTTCTTAAACTACCCTAATCTCTTTTCTTAGAAATTCCGGTTGTGTTTCAAGGCGGCGTTGGCTCCATTTTGGCTGACCGTTCCAATGGTTTTCTCAACGAAGCTTTGCATTGGCCTTTCTAGCTTGACAGTGAAGAGGAGACGCAGGTCAAAGAAGCATCGATTCGACCTTTCGGGCTTAATCTTCGAGGATGCCCTAATGGTAAATCTGTCACTTCAGTACCCTTTAaaggtagtttaggcattacaaaaaatttaaccgatgacatcatcactaaactaacgGACATAACCtatttgaaagaaatggtaaaatgCAAGGGATGTTCAAGTAATTATTTGAAAAGTTGGGGATAGTAAGCAAACAGACCATAGTCTAGGGGGTGTgcaagtaattttctcaaaaacaaaataaggataAAGAAAAGAGTGCAAATTTGAGTCTTTGATCAAAAGTCTTCTCTTTTGCTCTTATTCTTCTATTTATACTATTACTAAGAAATCCTCGGTTTGTTATAACGTCTTGATTGATCGTGGCCACCTCTCGAAATGTCGGGATCAGTTATAACTCCCTAACCAATCATAATCGTCAATTAGTCATCCAACCGAATGTCATAACCGCACGTATCATGACCGATTCATTATTACGACCAAGCATATTTAGGCTGCTTCATCTTGGTTTGGCCAAACTTATTCTTGGCCGAACTTCTTTTTACTTCGGGAATTAGACTAAACGAAAATAGGATGTAAACAATGCCCCTTGCAATCTTTGAAGACGATTTTGTCTCCAGTCCTTAAAGATTGCGCCTGTATCGgtcttttttccaaaaaatatctCTGAAGAGCCACATTGAAACGGCACAGTTCACTTAATATACGTTACTGGAGACACGTGCACCAATCAAAATTGATGCTTGGAAACTTTTCATCTATTTTCCGCCATTTCCTAAGGAAGTAATCATACTCCCTATTACCTAGGGATTCAAAAAACCCCTTAAAAACCCTTCTTGCCTTCCAAACTCTTCGTAGTTCCATTCTTTTCCATAGAGCTAAAGCAAAATAGGTTTTCTTCATACATCCTCTTCATTGACTTTCTTGGTAAATACATATGGTCCATGTTCAATAACATGTTATACATCAAGGATA
This window harbors:
- the LOC122662981 gene encoding uncharacterized protein LOC122662981, producing the protein MADALKALDHVEGFSEQPETIPNTPRRLEILSPDLPCTTRRTSTQQKSMAETETREKTIVSEPSDTPITRNGRRRVAASLVRPKIETDMKEDNEGEEDMQNEYSVVPVHSVRRSARLSNRRIPKSIQEKESRRAEAVKIAVLSEEEAQDLEKEQSIEGTEISVLEEDKETELLISGEVLNDRSETFVGEESSVVDSRDTTPLESSLSEEICKPTIEETDTSVADDDVYVTEPLAAGVRGSGSLATEEKEKELHGLSEPEPLEDEEDGAALVPEYMLPGKICNSTTKESVAETSSSKGSNPSPNKESVVGDLIGNEQLESCKVDEGSEGDDKDTTFVVQNQEKKESGETVAVEGVTSDCRSIEDEICEIQPLETTCLNLCPRENPEMVGNKECNCGSPLAAIDEFVGEVIVEVLSEAEEISCLSTVITSEIQSLETRCLHLGFRENPRTVGCKEYDPSAGQLVLQLESVTNQLARVVFQLETDDSVSNQQQKMNDVPELENVADPVPTEVLAIEKHSIDESKESFDEIAENDTEINAGSCSEEGEDDHIAELGEKLKEGSDVAEDIVYSSSTKIGEEEKSCQESVFDVAVVFSDEDPIDFHFENEEPGTDINAGIDNDKSKNGVVSSFSFVEQEEKRSSQESDFNVAVIPTPTPKKSGNMKQTTPTQLMVFNDNKENTEEEERF